The sequence below is a genomic window from Verrucomicrobiota bacterium.
CAAGCTGCAGAATTGGCTGGTAGAATGGCCGAGTGGATTTCGGGCCAGACCAAGGCGCGACGAGGGCGCGGTGCAGGCACCGTAACCGAGGAGCAACGCTGGGCTGGCTCGAAAGACACCGGCTCTTCCTTCCCCGCGCTTCAGCGCCTCTTCCCCACAACACCTCCCTCCATTCTACCAGTGAATTCTGGAGCTTGGTATTAGAGCGTCGGACCACCGCCGAGAAATAGAACCTCTCTAAAAAGGCAATTCCTCCGCCCGAAACGCTTCTCTTGGAACGCGAAATGCGCCTCACCTCTTCCCATGCGTCGCTTGCTCGCCCTCCTGCTGCCCCTCTCGCATCTGCCATCTCTGGCTTGGGCGAATCAACGGGAGCTGCTTCAAGAAGGAGACTTGATCTTCCAGGTCTCGAACTCCGCCCAGAGCGAACCCATCCAGCGAGCCACCGGCTCCCTTTGGTCGCACGTCGGCATTCTCCTGAACCACCAAGGGAAACTAGCGGTCTTCGAAGCGGGCCAACGAGTCTGCTGGACCTCCATCGAAGACTGGATCGCCCAAGGACGGGACGGCCTCTTCGCGGTCAAGCGACTCCGCCACGCCGAAACGCGGATCACGGACGCGGTCCGACAAAAGTGGCGGGAACTGGCCTCCGCCT
It includes:
- a CDS encoding YiiX/YebB-like N1pC/P60 family cysteine hydrolase, which produces MRRLLALLLPLSHLPSLAWANQRELLQEGDLIFQVSNSAQSEPIQRATGSLWSHVGILLNHQGKLAVFEAGQRVCWTSIEDWIAQGRDGLFAVKRLRHAETRITDAVRQKWRELASAWEGKSYDLQFLKEDDSLYCSELVWKMYRRTLGVAIGQWKPLRTYNVADAMVRQILEERYAGRPPWEEPMIAPGAVFDSPLLELVTLQGAPESKLED